In Numidum massiliense, a single genomic region encodes these proteins:
- the carB gene encoding carbamoyl-phosphate synthase large subunit, producing the protein MPKFPHIKKVLVIGSGPIVIGQAAEFDYAGTQACRALKQAGVEVVLANSNPATIMTDPDTADRVYVEPLTTQFLAHIIRKERPDGILPTLGGQTALNLAVELAESGVLKREGVRLLGTDLDAIQGAEDRERFRSLMLDIGQPIPESAIVHTAEEAVQFAAKSGYPVIVRPAFTLGGTGGGIADSEDELLEIMEGALTYSPIGQALVEQSVAGYKEIEFEVIRDRDDNCVAVCHMENVDPVGVHTGDSIVVAPALTLAADDLARLKEASFAIIRKLQIEGGCNVQYAFDPNDGNYYVIEVNPRVSRSSALASKATGYPIAKVSSLIALGYTLAEIVRPVAGQKAALFEPELDYVVTKIPRWPFDKFPAAERRLGTQMKATGEVMALGATFAESLQKAVRSLELEVSGLQLPAYAALDGAALEERVCEAHDMRLFALTEALRRGYTVEHLHALTAIDHFFLGELARLVALEQRLTERPLQRELLMEAKSMGFSDATIAAFQGCTIDEVRALSCKWRIRPTFKQVDTCLNRFGVQSPYLYRTFAAERESAADGAMAKADGIKAEVDSATGTDRVTEAVDSAMAEAVGVTVEANVGGSAAEGVLAEGRRDGKPPVIVLGSGPIRIGQGIEFDYATVHAVQAIREAGYEAVIINNNPETVSTDFDISDRLYFEPLDIEDVLAVVNHEQPLGVVVQFGGQTSLNLARELDCLGIPILGTTMANISRAEDREQFEELLAGLHIRRPRGVTVNSVQEAHSRANTLGFPVLVRPSYVLGGRAMQIVYSDDELATYLQEAVAVNPDQPVLIDRYVRGKEIEVDALCDGENVLVPGIMEHLERAGVHSGDSIAVYPTQSLSDQEKEEVVAVTTRIARALDVRGLLNIQFVSYEDELYVIEVNPRASRTVPFLSKVTGLPLARLATNIMLGDTLSTLGLAPGLWPEGEIVAVKVPVFSFAKLSDVEVTLGPEMKSTGEVMGRDATFPRALYKGFASAGLTVPREGTVLVTVADKDKQDVLPLVKRLGRLGYRLVATVGTAQFLRNHGLPVETVAKLSEGAEDILQLIRQGAVDMVVNTWTRGREPQRDGFRIRRGAVENGVPCLTSLDTLAGLLITLEEVTFTAEPLAR; encoded by the coding sequence GTGCCAAAATTTCCTCATATTAAGAAAGTGCTCGTCATCGGCTCAGGACCGATCGTGATCGGACAAGCCGCAGAATTTGACTATGCCGGGACACAAGCGTGTCGGGCATTGAAGCAGGCGGGGGTCGAAGTGGTGCTGGCGAATAGCAACCCGGCAACGATTATGACCGATCCGGATACGGCCGACCGCGTCTACGTCGAACCGCTGACGACGCAATTTCTCGCCCACATCATTCGCAAAGAACGCCCGGACGGCATTTTGCCGACTCTCGGGGGGCAGACGGCGCTCAACCTCGCGGTCGAATTAGCGGAAAGCGGTGTGCTTAAGCGGGAAGGTGTCCGCTTGTTAGGGACGGACCTCGACGCCATTCAAGGGGCAGAAGACCGCGAACGGTTCCGCTCGCTCATGCTCGACATCGGCCAGCCGATCCCGGAGAGCGCCATTGTGCACACGGCGGAAGAAGCGGTGCAGTTTGCCGCAAAGAGCGGCTATCCAGTCATCGTACGACCGGCGTTTACGCTCGGCGGCACAGGCGGTGGTATCGCTGATTCAGAGGATGAGCTCCTAGAAATTATGGAAGGAGCGCTGACGTACAGTCCAATTGGTCAGGCGCTCGTCGAACAAAGTGTCGCCGGATATAAGGAAATCGAGTTTGAAGTCATCCGCGACCGGGACGACAACTGTGTCGCGGTGTGTCACATGGAAAACGTCGATCCGGTCGGCGTGCACACCGGCGACAGCATCGTCGTCGCCCCGGCGCTCACGCTAGCTGCGGACGACCTCGCGCGGCTTAAAGAAGCGTCGTTTGCCATCATTCGCAAATTGCAAATCGAAGGTGGCTGCAATGTGCAGTACGCGTTTGACCCGAACGACGGCAACTATTACGTCATAGAAGTGAATCCGCGCGTCAGCCGTTCGAGCGCGCTCGCTTCGAAAGCGACTGGTTATCCGATTGCGAAAGTTTCCTCTTTAATCGCTCTCGGCTACACGCTCGCGGAAATCGTACGCCCAGTCGCAGGGCAAAAGGCGGCACTGTTTGAACCCGAGCTCGACTACGTCGTCACGAAAATCCCGCGCTGGCCGTTTGATAAGTTTCCGGCTGCAGAGCGTCGTTTAGGGACGCAAATGAAGGCGACAGGAGAAGTGATGGCACTCGGGGCGACATTTGCTGAATCGTTGCAAAAAGCGGTTCGCTCCCTCGAACTGGAGGTGAGTGGCTTGCAATTGCCAGCATATGCGGCGTTAGACGGTGCGGCGCTCGAAGAGCGCGTGTGCGAGGCACATGACATGCGGCTGTTTGCCTTGACGGAAGCGTTGCGGCGCGGCTACACGGTCGAGCACCTTCACGCCCTCACGGCGATTGACCACTTTTTCCTGGGGGAGCTAGCGCGGCTCGTCGCACTCGAGCAGCGGTTGACAGAGAGACCGCTACAGCGGGAATTACTCATGGAAGCAAAAAGCATGGGATTCAGCGATGCGACGATTGCTGCTTTCCAAGGGTGTACAATTGATGAGGTACGTGCGTTGTCTTGCAAATGGCGCATCCGTCCGACGTTTAAGCAGGTTGACACGTGCTTAAACCGCTTTGGGGTACAAAGTCCGTACTTATACCGCACGTTTGCTGCGGAGCGGGAGTCGGCAGCGGATGGCGCGATGGCGAAGGCGGACGGTATAAAAGCGGAAGTTGACAGCGCGACGGGAACGGATCGCGTGACGGAGGCAGTAGACAGCGCGATGGCAGAAGCGGTCGGTGTGACAGTGGAAGCGAACGTCGGAGGCTCGGCTGCGGAAGGCGTGCTAGCAGAGGGCCGGAGAGACGGAAAGCCGCCTGTCATCGTCCTCGGTAGCGGGCCGATTCGCATCGGACAAGGGATCGAATTTGACTATGCGACGGTACACGCGGTGCAAGCGATACGCGAGGCCGGATACGAAGCGGTCATCATTAACAACAACCCGGAAACAGTATCTACAGACTTTGACATTTCCGACCGACTCTACTTTGAGCCGCTGGACATCGAAGACGTGCTCGCCGTCGTCAACCACGAGCAGCCACTCGGCGTCGTCGTCCAATTCGGGGGACAAACATCGCTTAACTTGGCGCGAGAACTCGACTGCCTCGGAATCCCGATTTTAGGGACGACGATGGCGAATATCAGCCGGGCAGAAGACCGCGAACAATTTGAGGAATTACTCGCCGGGTTACACATTCGCCGCCCGCGCGGGGTGACCGTGAATTCGGTACAAGAGGCACATAGCCGGGCGAATACGCTAGGTTTTCCGGTGCTCGTACGCCCGTCGTACGTGCTCGGTGGACGGGCGATGCAAATCGTGTACAGTGACGACGAACTCGCCACGTATTTGCAAGAAGCAGTTGCGGTCAATCCGGACCAACCTGTCTTAATCGACCGCTATGTACGGGGGAAAGAAATTGAAGTCGACGCCTTGTGCGACGGAGAAAACGTTCTCGTTCCCGGCATCATGGAGCACCTCGAACGGGCGGGCGTGCATTCCGGCGACTCGATTGCCGTCTATCCCACGCAATCGCTTAGTGATCAGGAAAAAGAAGAAGTCGTTGCAGTAACGACGCGCATTGCCCGGGCGTTAGACGTGCGCGGCCTGCTGAACATCCAGTTTGTCAGTTACGAGGACGAGCTGTACGTGATCGAGGTCAATCCGCGCGCTTCGCGGACAGTGCCTTTTTTGAGTAAAGTGACGGGACTTCCGCTGGCGCGCTTAGCGACGAACATCATGTTAGGTGACACACTGTCCACGCTCGGCTTAGCGCCTGGGTTGTGGCCGGAAGGGGAGATAGTTGCTGTTAAGGTTCCTGTGTTCTCGTTTGCCAAACTGTCAGACGTCGAGGTAACGTTAGGTCCGGAAATGAAATCGACGGGTGAAGTGATGGGCCGAGATGCAACGTTTCCGCGGGCGCTGTATAAAGGTTTCGCCTCAGCTGGCCTCACCGTGCCACGCGAAGGGACGGTACTCGTCACCGTCGCGGACAAGGACAAGCAGGATGTCCTCCCACTCGTCAAGCGGCTCGGGCGACTCGGCTACCGTTTGGTAGCGACTGTCGGTACCGCGCAGTTTTTACGCAACCACGGCCTTCCGGTGGAGACCGTTGCGAAATTAAGTGAAGGCGCGGAAGA
- a CDS encoding dihydroorotase, which yields MDVLIKQANCYLEGKWRRVDVHVQNGVIAAIGNRLDVRGTEFVAAEGLTLLPGLIDVHVHLREPGFTAKETIASGSRAAARGGFTTIAAMPNTSPVTDTPQKIREQVEQADRDAVVKVLFYAAITHGLAGEALTDCGGLKRAGAFALTDDGVGVQSAQKMMQAMEQARATGLPLVAHCEDNSLAGDGVVHDGEVAKRLNLPAIPGEAEAAHVARDAVLAARTGVHYHVCHVSSAASVAAIRAAKQYGVHITAEVTPHHLVLTEADIPGDDARYKMNPPLRAAEDRAALIAALLDGTIDMIATDHAPHETAEKARGFRQAPFGIVGLETAFPLLYTRLVKTGVLALEQLVQRMSTIPAERFGLPGGHVRVGAVADLTLVDLKRCARVDASTFYSKSENTPFADWELQGWPVWTMVDGEIVYDAALLKTSRQHEQRKGEV from the coding sequence GTGGACGTTCTCATCAAGCAAGCTAACTGTTATTTAGAGGGCAAGTGGCGGCGTGTCGATGTGCACGTACAAAACGGCGTCATTGCGGCGATCGGCAACCGATTAGACGTACGCGGGACAGAATTCGTCGCTGCGGAAGGACTGACGTTACTCCCGGGATTGATCGACGTACACGTCCATTTGCGCGAGCCAGGATTTACAGCGAAAGAAACGATCGCCAGCGGTAGTCGGGCGGCGGCGCGCGGCGGTTTTACGACGATTGCCGCGATGCCGAACACGTCGCCAGTGACGGATACGCCACAAAAAATTCGTGAACAGGTGGAGCAAGCGGATCGTGATGCCGTCGTGAAGGTGCTCTTTTACGCAGCGATTACGCACGGTCTCGCGGGGGAGGCGCTAACTGACTGCGGTGGGCTCAAACGGGCGGGCGCCTTCGCGCTCACGGACGACGGCGTCGGGGTGCAATCGGCGCAAAAAATGATGCAAGCAATGGAACAGGCACGGGCTACAGGATTGCCGCTCGTCGCACACTGCGAGGACAATTCTCTCGCCGGAGACGGCGTCGTACACGACGGCGAGGTAGCGAAGCGACTGAATCTGCCGGCTATCCCCGGGGAAGCGGAAGCCGCTCACGTCGCGCGCGACGCTGTCCTCGCTGCGCGGACGGGGGTACATTATCACGTGTGCCACGTCAGTAGCGCGGCCTCAGTAGCGGCAATTCGCGCCGCCAAGCAGTACGGTGTGCACATTACTGCCGAAGTGACACCGCACCATCTCGTGTTGACGGAAGCGGACATTCCTGGCGACGACGCGCGTTACAAAATGAATCCGCCACTGCGTGCCGCGGAAGATCGCGCCGCCTTGATCGCTGCACTGTTGGACGGGACGATCGACATGATCGCGACCGATCACGCGCCGCACGAAACAGCGGAAAAAGCGCGTGGCTTCCGGCAGGCGCCGTTCGGGATCGTCGGGCTGGAAACGGCGTTTCCGCTCCTGTATACCCGCCTCGTCAAGACGGGTGTACTGGCGCTAGAACAACTCGTGCAGCGCATGAGTACGATTCCGGCTGAACGGTTTGGCCTCCCAGGGGGGCACGTGCGCGTAGGAGCCGTTGCCGATTTGACACTCGTCGACTTAAAAAGATGTGCCCGCGTCGATGCTAGCACGTTTTACAGCAAAAGCGAAAACACCCCGTTTGCCGATTGGGAACTGCAAGGGTGGCCGGTATGGACGATGGTGGACGGAGAGATCGTCTACGACGCGGCGCTTCTAAAAACGTCACGACAACACGAACAACGTAAAGGAGAGGTTTGA
- a CDS encoding aspartate carbamoyltransferase catalytic subunit gives MQSTSLLTVDELSTEAINAILERADQMARAPLGAYSDRLKGKVMVQLFYEPSTRTRCSFELAAKRLGMDVLYFDADVSSVTKGESLWDTLRTLEAMGVDTAVIRHQHNDVFDALRGKLHMRLVNAGNGTCAHPTQALLDWLTMRQTFGSLEGLTVAIVGDIRHSRVARSNVYGLKRLGARPVVSGPDVFRDKRLERLAPYVPFERALREADVVMMLRIQRERLESELKWELDDYMWQYGLTERRMELLQPQAIVMHPGPVNRGIEIDGAVVEHPRSRIASQVQNGVFVRMAVLEYVLYGTVVDDGTRNGASESISDTSGMSVMGGISDMSRMSGTSGMSETNKSGVEKGEVVRGRSHQAS, from the coding sequence GTGCAATCGACATCTTTACTGACGGTTGACGAATTGTCTACTGAGGCGATTAACGCCATTTTAGAGCGGGCCGACCAAATGGCTCGGGCACCGCTAGGGGCGTACAGTGATCGTCTAAAAGGAAAAGTGATGGTGCAGCTCTTTTACGAACCGAGTACGCGTACGCGCTGTTCGTTCGAACTGGCGGCGAAGCGTCTCGGCATGGATGTGCTCTACTTTGACGCGGATGTTTCCAGTGTAACTAAAGGGGAAAGTTTGTGGGACACCTTGCGGACACTTGAGGCGATGGGAGTCGATACGGCGGTCATCCGCCACCAACACAATGACGTGTTTGACGCGTTGCGCGGCAAGTTGCACATGCGGTTAGTGAATGCGGGGAATGGAACGTGTGCCCATCCGACACAAGCGTTACTCGACTGGCTGACGATGCGGCAAACGTTTGGCAGTCTAGAGGGGCTCACTGTGGCCATCGTCGGCGACATTCGCCATAGCCGCGTCGCCCGCTCCAACGTGTACGGGCTCAAGCGCCTCGGCGCACGACCGGTCGTCAGCGGGCCGGATGTGTTTCGCGATAAACGGTTAGAACGGCTTGCCCCTTACGTGCCGTTTGAGCGCGCACTGCGCGAAGCGGATGTCGTCATGATGCTGCGCATTCAACGCGAGCGGCTAGAGAGTGAACTAAAGTGGGAGTTAGACGACTATATGTGGCAGTACGGTTTGACGGAGCGGCGCATGGAGTTACTACAGCCACAGGCGATCGTGATGCACCCCGGTCCAGTTAATCGCGGCATTGAGATCGATGGGGCGGTAGTCGAACACCCGCGTTCGCGCATTGCGTCACAAGTGCAAAATGGGGTGTTTGTACGGATGGCGGTGCTCGAGTACGTCCTGTATGGGACTGTAGTAGATGACGGTACAAGGAATGGCGCAAGTGAATCGATAAGTGACACGAGTGGGATGAGTGTCATGGGTGGGATAAGTGATATGAGTAGGATGAGCGGGACGAGTGGGATGAGTGAGACGAATAAATCAGGCGTGGAGAAAGGGGAAGTTGTTCGTGGACGTTCTCATCAAGCAAGCTAA